One window of the Bremerella alba genome contains the following:
- a CDS encoding proline racemase family protein, protein MALPTDRVELSVIDSHTGGEPTRTIIGGAPGLSTTTIAEQIQELQKEHDWMRTSLTHEPRGYEAMVGALLLHPQNPEAVARVVYFNNVGYLGMCGHGTIGVAATLSYLGKISPGEHLLETISGDVVFTLHEDNRVSFVNVPSYRYQTNVPVATNNFGTVTGDIAFAGNWFYLCADHGLEISLNNVAELDRCCREIRHTIDSQGIHGENGGLIDHVELFGPPNREDAHSKNYVDCPGGEYDRSPCGTGTSAKLACLAAAGKLEPNQVWRQESVTGSLFEGSYAWQGDKILPRIMGEAFVTAETKVIIDPTDPLTFGFSQKQCP, encoded by the coding sequence ATGGCTTTGCCTACTGACCGCGTTGAACTGAGCGTCATCGACTCCCATACCGGGGGGGAGCCTACAAGAACCATTATCGGTGGCGCGCCGGGCCTTTCCACAACAACGATTGCCGAGCAAATTCAGGAACTCCAGAAAGAACACGACTGGATGCGAACATCCTTGACCCACGAGCCTCGCGGGTACGAGGCCATGGTCGGGGCACTTCTGCTGCATCCCCAAAACCCGGAAGCAGTTGCCCGAGTTGTGTACTTTAATAATGTTGGCTATCTCGGAATGTGCGGCCACGGCACGATCGGAGTCGCAGCGACACTTTCCTATTTAGGTAAGATCTCGCCCGGCGAGCACCTACTGGAAACCATTTCCGGTGATGTGGTGTTCACGCTGCATGAAGATAACCGAGTATCGTTTGTGAATGTTCCCAGTTATCGCTACCAGACGAACGTGCCAGTCGCTACGAACAATTTTGGAACCGTAACCGGAGATATCGCATTCGCCGGAAACTGGTTTTACCTGTGCGCCGATCACGGTTTAGAGATTTCACTGAATAACGTCGCCGAGTTGGACAGATGTTGTCGGGAGATTCGCCACACGATCGACTCTCAAGGCATTCACGGAGAAAACGGCGGCCTGATTGATCACGTCGAATTATTTGGCCCGCCTAACCGAGAAGACGCTCATTCAAAGAACTACGTCGATTGCCCAGGAGGTGAATACGACCGTTCTCCGTGCGGTACCGGAACCAGCGCCAAGCTTGCCTGCCTGGCCGCCGCTGGCAAGCTAGAACCTAACCAGGTATGGAGACAAGAGTCGGTCACCGGCAGTCTGTTTGAAGGATCTTACGCCTGGCAAGGCGATAAGATCCTTCCGCGCATCATGGGCGAGGCCTTCGTCACTGCGGAAACGAAAGTCATTATTGACCCGACCGATCCGCTCACGTTCGGCTTTAGCCAAAAGCAATGCCCTTAA
- a CDS encoding NAD(P)/FAD-dependent oxidoreductase, which translates to MSSSTIVIGGGVVGTATAYYLAKAGHKVTIVDQGRHGGACSHANCGYVSPSHVPPIPKPGLIGPTMLSMLSSESPFYIRPRLSPSLWSFLLRFWWNCNESQMKKAARGKHALLDSSRQLYEELIEGEGLDCNWEKRGLLFVFNDQHHFDEFAEIAQWVTEEFGVMSVPYAQGELQQLEPALKETVAGAWHYPNDAHLRPDRLLSSWKAILQRLGVNFLEQHKVTDFLGEGGKLKAIRCGKEELTADRYVVATGAWSPFFNRQLGCTLRIQPGKGYSITMARPSICPQIPMLLEERRVGVTPFQDGYRLGSTMEFGGYDASINPKRLALLKKGASDYLKEPFTEETFEQWYGWRPMTPDDLPYIDFAPKFNNVLITAGHSMLGLSMGAGTGKLAWQMLDGLPPHIDPAPYRLR; encoded by the coding sequence TTGAGTAGCTCGACCATTGTGATTGGCGGAGGTGTCGTTGGCACGGCGACCGCATATTATTTAGCCAAGGCTGGCCATAAGGTCACGATCGTAGACCAGGGCCGCCATGGCGGGGCCTGTTCGCATGCGAACTGCGGGTACGTCTCTCCGAGTCATGTTCCGCCGATTCCCAAGCCAGGCTTGATCGGCCCGACGATGCTGTCGATGCTCAGCAGCGAATCGCCGTTCTATATTCGCCCCCGGCTATCCCCATCACTCTGGAGTTTTCTGCTGCGGTTTTGGTGGAATTGCAACGAGTCGCAGATGAAGAAGGCTGCTCGGGGTAAGCATGCATTGCTTGATTCTTCGCGGCAACTCTACGAGGAGTTAATCGAAGGGGAAGGCCTGGACTGCAATTGGGAGAAACGTGGCCTGCTATTTGTCTTTAACGATCAGCACCACTTCGACGAGTTCGCGGAGATCGCTCAGTGGGTAACGGAAGAGTTCGGCGTCATGTCGGTCCCGTATGCCCAAGGAGAACTGCAGCAGTTGGAGCCTGCCCTGAAGGAAACCGTTGCCGGTGCCTGGCATTACCCCAACGATGCCCATCTACGACCCGATCGGCTGCTCAGCTCTTGGAAGGCAATTCTCCAGCGGCTAGGTGTGAACTTTCTCGAACAGCACAAAGTTACCGACTTCCTGGGTGAAGGAGGCAAACTGAAAGCGATACGGTGCGGAAAGGAAGAGTTGACCGCTGATCGCTACGTGGTTGCGACAGGGGCCTGGAGTCCTTTTTTTAACCGGCAACTGGGATGCACTCTGCGAATTCAGCCGGGCAAAGGTTACTCTATCACCATGGCGCGTCCGTCGATCTGCCCCCAAATCCCGATGTTGCTTGAAGAACGCCGCGTTGGCGTGACTCCCTTTCAAGATGGCTATCGGCTGGGTTCGACGATGGAGTTCGGTGGGTACGACGCCAGCATCAATCCCAAACGCTTGGCACTGCTGAAGAAAGGAGCTTCCGACTACCTCAAAGAACCGTTTACGGAAGAGACCTTCGAGCAATGGTACGGCTGGCGTCCCATGACCCCTGATGACCTGCCGTACATCGACTTTGCCCCCAAGTTCAACAATGTACTGATCACCGCGGGGCATAGCATGTTGGGGCTTTCGATGGGGGCCGGCACCGGAAAGCTGGCGTGGCAGATGCTCGATGGATTACCACCCCATATCGATCCAGCCCCGTACCGCCTGCGTTAG
- a CDS encoding SDR family oxidoreductase: MISGKQRTFGDVRPVALVTGSAKRVGRVIAQHLADCGYRIAVHANTSMDEAHCFAKSLKEQGTEASAFQADLTSEASIRDMVDKVHFYFGRIDVLVNSASIFFPTPLDELKTHDVESLFQVNTFSVLLCSRFVAQRMQEQATGGAIVNIADWSVVRPAKGFSAYIASKGVLVTLTRSLAIDLAAENPAIRVNAVLPGQVLLPEGSSDAKRQAAIDATLVKRMGEPEDIAQAVHFLVESPFVTGVCLPVDGGRTVFGGQFADASVH; this comes from the coding sequence ATGATTAGCGGCAAGCAAAGAACTTTCGGCGACGTTCGACCGGTAGCCCTAGTTACCGGCAGTGCAAAACGAGTGGGACGCGTGATCGCGCAGCACCTCGCCGATTGCGGCTACCGAATTGCGGTGCATGCGAATACTTCTATGGATGAAGCCCATTGCTTTGCCAAAAGCCTGAAAGAGCAGGGGACCGAGGCTAGTGCGTTTCAAGCCGACCTGACTAGCGAAGCGTCGATCAGAGATATGGTTGATAAGGTCCACTTTTATTTCGGTCGGATCGATGTCCTGGTGAACTCTGCGTCCATCTTCTTTCCAACACCGCTCGACGAGTTGAAGACGCACGACGTCGAGTCATTGTTTCAAGTGAATACGTTTTCGGTGCTCCTTTGTAGTCGTTTCGTCGCCCAGCGAATGCAGGAACAGGCCACCGGCGGAGCGATTGTGAACATCGCAGACTGGTCAGTGGTGCGACCGGCCAAGGGATTCTCGGCTTACATTGCCAGTAAGGGCGTTCTGGTAACGTTGACGAGGAGTTTGGCCATCGATCTGGCTGCCGAGAATCCGGCCATTCGCGTTAATGCTGTGTTGCCAGGACAGGTTCTCTTGCCGGAAGGATCGAGCGACGCGAAGCGTCAGGCCGCCATCGATGCGACGCTCGTTAAGCGTATGGGCGAACCAGAGGATATCGCCCAGGCGGTCCATTTCTTGGTTGAAAGCCCCTTCGTGACGGGTGTTTGCTTGCCAGTTGATGGCGGTCGTACGGTCTTCGGCGGACAATTTGCCGACGCTAGCGTTCACTGA
- a CDS encoding peroxiredoxin family protein, translated as MFTKWITGLSILAIAVLASPIMAAELKVGDKAPEFSLKGEGADTVNLTDFKGKKLVLSFNRANWCPFCMKQVVDLQKNYDAIKDHGAELLIVWREEATGSDGLKTIRERTNATMPFALDLEAEKTGDYSPEGFDTYVIDEEGKIAAVLDGTKKKRAMSDLIIESLKKN; from the coding sequence ATGTTCACCAAGTGGATTACCGGTCTAAGTATTCTAGCCATCGCAGTCTTGGCTTCACCCATCATGGCTGCCGAGTTGAAAGTCGGGGACAAGGCGCCCGAATTTTCCTTGAAAGGTGAAGGGGCCGACACGGTGAACTTGACTGATTTCAAAGGAAAGAAGCTGGTCCTCTCGTTCAACCGCGCTAACTGGTGCCCGTTCTGCATGAAGCAAGTTGTCGACTTGCAGAAAAACTACGACGCGATCAAAGATCACGGCGCTGAACTGCTGATCGTCTGGCGCGAAGAAGCAACCGGTTCGGATGGGCTTAAGACGATCCGCGAACGCACCAATGCAACCATGCCGTTTGCGTTGGATTTGGAAGCCGAGAAGACCGGCGATTATAGCCCTGAAGGTTTCGATACCTACGTGATCGATGAAGAAGGCAAGATCGCTGCCGTCTTGGATGGGACTAAGAAGAAACGTGCGATGAGTGATCTTATCATCGAGAGCCTTAAGAAGAACTAG
- a CDS encoding LOG family protein gives MMNPHEEENLEQIMNSPSYVLPELDTDFLQSEEMRGLRMQLEYTKPELYLRRKKINSTIILFGGTQIVEESKAREQLDRLKLQREQEGDRPQLERAIHRAERQLAKSKYYDEARDFASLVSRHSYNNNRYDHVIVTGGGPGIMEAGNRGAYDVGAPSIGLNITLPEEQHPNPYITPGLCFMFHYFAMRKMHFLMRAKALVVFPGGFGTFDELFDALTLRQTDRMQAIPIILYGSDYWKQAINFEFLADEAVIRDEHMDLLSFADSPTEAWKIIQKFHEANPEAKVIAP, from the coding sequence ATGATGAACCCTCACGAAGAAGAAAACCTCGAACAAATCATGAATTCGCCCAGCTATGTTCTGCCAGAGCTGGATACCGACTTTCTCCAAAGTGAGGAAATGCGCGGTTTGCGGATGCAGTTAGAGTACACCAAGCCGGAGTTGTACTTGCGGCGAAAGAAGATCAACTCGACGATCATCCTCTTTGGCGGAACGCAGATTGTCGAAGAGTCGAAAGCCCGAGAACAACTCGACCGATTGAAGCTTCAACGCGAGCAAGAAGGAGACCGTCCTCAGCTTGAGCGAGCCATTCATCGGGCCGAACGGCAATTGGCCAAGTCGAAATACTATGACGAAGCCCGCGACTTCGCCTCGCTCGTCTCACGGCATTCTTATAACAACAATCGCTACGATCACGTGATCGTTACTGGGGGTGGTCCCGGAATTATGGAAGCCGGCAATCGGGGTGCCTACGACGTGGGCGCACCCAGCATCGGGCTAAACATTACCTTGCCGGAGGAGCAACACCCCAATCCATATATCACGCCGGGCCTATGCTTCATGTTCCATTATTTCGCCATGCGGAAAATGCACTTCCTCATGCGAGCCAAGGCCTTGGTGGTGTTTCCTGGTGGATTTGGAACATTCGACGAACTGTTCGACGCTCTGACACTTCGCCAAACCGACCGGATGCAGGCCATCCCCATCATTTTGTATGGCAGCGACTACTGGAAGCAGGCGATCAATTTCGAGTTCCTGGCCGATGAAGCGGTCATACGGGATGAACATATGGATCTCTTGAGCTTCGCCGACTCGCCGACCGAGGCCTGGAAGATCATCCAAAAATTCCACGAAGCGAATCCCGAAGCCAAGGTGATCGCGCCATGA
- a CDS encoding 1-acyl-sn-glycerol-3-phosphate acyltransferase — MGMWIQSLLYFVLRRLLHRRYQVEVKGLEKLEALEGPILVLPNHPAFVDPPTVLSHLRFGKSLRPLVFTDTYRSPIFYPFMKIIDAYEVPNLKSHSRDAHAKTSELIDKVAGELQQGQNFLIYPSGRLQRQGYEVVGGARIAYELLERVEKVNVVLVRTRGLWGSRFGCAQEGDVPTLGKNALASLGWVLAGLVFFLPKRKVTLEVVPVDRDSLPMESKSALNRHLEAFYNADGGEEPKYVPYSYLLGPRDFDFDSVNKTSDIDVSAISPDVIAEVYEILEQRLDRKLDHNEKEPGTTLDLIGLDSLERMDLALELEQHFGFRSDHVPATVGELCLLAGGQASSDEVPLEVPEHWDDIRKSASDHPEVLAETIAEAFVRRALKSANNPAVADPLSGCLSYRKLLIGATLLAKRIAKLDGDAVGVMLPASVAADSVLLAASIAGKLPVMLNWTTGPAGLKHASEKLGVKHVITSRRFMDRIGVEMDDVEMFFLEDVREDISTLEKLQTLVATYVTPGSFLRNLP, encoded by the coding sequence ATGGGAATGTGGATTCAATCGCTTCTCTATTTCGTGCTGCGAAGACTCCTGCATCGCCGCTACCAAGTGGAAGTGAAGGGGCTCGAAAAACTGGAAGCCTTGGAAGGGCCGATCCTGGTTTTGCCGAATCATCCAGCTTTCGTCGATCCACCGACGGTGCTGAGCCATCTTCGATTTGGGAAGTCGCTTCGTCCGTTGGTTTTTACCGACACGTACCGGAGCCCGATTTTCTATCCGTTTATGAAGATCATTGACGCGTACGAGGTGCCGAACCTGAAGTCCCATAGCCGTGATGCCCATGCCAAGACGAGTGAATTAATTGACAAGGTCGCCGGGGAACTGCAGCAAGGGCAGAACTTCCTGATTTATCCCAGTGGACGTTTGCAGCGACAGGGATATGAAGTCGTCGGCGGAGCGCGAATCGCTTATGAGTTGCTGGAACGCGTCGAAAAGGTGAATGTCGTCCTTGTCCGAACACGCGGCTTGTGGGGAAGTCGGTTCGGTTGTGCTCAGGAAGGCGACGTTCCGACGCTGGGCAAGAATGCGTTGGCATCGCTAGGGTGGGTTCTCGCGGGTCTCGTCTTCTTCTTGCCTAAACGCAAAGTGACGCTCGAAGTGGTTCCGGTCGATCGCGACTCGCTTCCTATGGAAAGCAAGTCGGCACTGAATCGTCACCTGGAAGCGTTCTACAACGCCGACGGTGGAGAAGAGCCTAAGTACGTGCCGTATAGCTACCTGTTGGGTCCTCGCGATTTCGATTTCGATTCGGTCAATAAAACGTCTGACATCGACGTGAGCGCGATCTCGCCGGACGTGATCGCCGAGGTTTACGAGATACTTGAGCAACGCTTGGATCGAAAGCTTGATCATAATGAGAAAGAACCTGGCACAACGCTCGATCTGATCGGGCTCGATAGCTTGGAACGCATGGATCTGGCCCTGGAATTAGAGCAACACTTCGGGTTTCGTAGCGATCACGTGCCAGCGACGGTCGGCGAATTGTGTCTGTTAGCAGGGGGCCAGGCATCAAGCGATGAAGTGCCGCTGGAAGTACCGGAACATTGGGACGACATTCGTAAATCGGCTTCCGATCATCCGGAAGTTCTCGCGGAAACCATTGCCGAGGCGTTCGTGCGGCGTGCCCTCAAAAGCGCAAACAACCCTGCTGTGGCCGATCCTCTTTCCGGATGCCTGAGCTATCGAAAGCTGCTTATCGGGGCGACGCTGCTGGCCAAGCGGATTGCCAAACTCGATGGCGACGCCGTGGGAGTCATGTTGCCGGCTTCGGTTGCGGCCGATTCGGTGCTATTGGCAGCGTCGATCGCTGGCAAGTTACCGGTCATGCTCAATTGGACGACCGGGCCTGCGGGGCTTAAGCACGCGTCTGAAAAGTTAGGCGTTAAGCACGTCATTACCTCGCGCCGCTTCATGGATCGGATCGGGGTCGAAATGGATGACGTCGAGATGTTCTTCCTCGAAGATGTTCGCGAGGATATCTCGACCCTGGAAAAGCTGCAGACGCTTGTCGCCACGTACGTTACCCCTGGTTCGTTCCTCCGAAATCTGCCCTAG
- a CDS encoding transglutaminase-like domain-containing protein, translated as MAKCLLHAAVLVLAICPNAWGQFGAIETPPTKLTDGESYETGFTLQVSGPALGVTATFPVPSNWEDQQVELVHQEIHPAGANLRFVDLDGTRQARVDLPRLLARDTAKVLLRFQVHRQGVAPPSEPEQLTLPASKDLDRDQRKYLLPSPFIESRDAKITNATSSLAIPDATPWEQVKAYYDFVHQNVTYENGPMMGAVAALDKGRGDCEEMTTLFVALCRAGEVPARTVWVPGHCYPEFLTKTKDGTDRWVAVEMTGNFEYGQSPEKRPILQKGDNFRIPGSRRPQHYVKQELAIRDYKGNTPPVVTWMPPPGKEPPRADTN; from the coding sequence GTGGCTAAGTGTCTCTTACATGCGGCAGTGCTTGTCCTGGCGATTTGCCCGAACGCGTGGGGCCAGTTTGGAGCGATCGAAACGCCTCCGACAAAGCTGACCGACGGCGAATCCTATGAGACCGGATTCACGCTGCAGGTCTCTGGACCGGCACTGGGTGTCACAGCGACGTTTCCCGTTCCCTCGAATTGGGAAGATCAACAAGTTGAACTTGTCCATCAAGAGATCCACCCTGCCGGGGCAAATTTACGATTCGTCGATCTCGATGGCACACGTCAGGCTCGCGTCGATTTACCTCGCTTGCTGGCTAGAGATACGGCTAAGGTATTGCTCCGGTTTCAAGTGCACCGGCAAGGCGTAGCGCCGCCAAGTGAGCCTGAGCAACTGACGCTACCAGCGAGCAAAGATCTTGATCGCGATCAACGCAAGTACCTACTTCCCAGCCCTTTTATCGAGAGCCGGGACGCGAAGATCACCAACGCAACTAGTTCTTTGGCGATTCCCGATGCCACGCCATGGGAGCAAGTGAAAGCGTATTACGACTTTGTGCACCAGAATGTGACTTACGAAAATGGTCCCATGATGGGAGCGGTCGCTGCGTTGGATAAAGGCCGTGGGGATTGCGAAGAAATGACAACCTTATTTGTTGCCCTCTGTCGTGCTGGTGAGGTTCCAGCGAGAACCGTCTGGGTTCCTGGCCACTGCTATCCTGAATTTCTAACCAAGACCAAAGACGGCACCGATCGCTGGGTAGCCGTCGAAATGACCGGCAACTTTGAATACGGACAATCGCCAGAGAAACGACCCATCCTCCAAAAGGGAGACAACTTCCGCATTCCAGGAAGCCGTCGACCCCAGCACTATGTCAAGCAAGAGCTGGCCATTCGTGACTACAAGGGGAACACGCCCCCGGTAGTCACCTGGATGCCGCCACCCGGGAAAGAGCCACCCCGAGCGGACACGAACTAG
- a CDS encoding redoxin family protein: MRVRVLLNKSCWSALFAASAGLTLAGCGGGEANPPAVSIEQSGSPSAPASTPAQQPSVEVTASNSVEAATNPATADPGHPQAPSQPSTPAQLTSTQQAPASNAPRNTPQVAAAPTEGAADMQINAGANQAAGQPELPPPLTAAELAAEMDLNNVPDGTATELLTYMNNLTAVPFPDNATPQELRQFATQIYSNVITASDKLLSSQEANSEERRNAVQFKFNAYEMLIQILPNQAEQIRQERIQFAQNISQAKDPEVSRFARLFLFEQMLAQFAAGEPSLFQPVLEDSRYIIEDPNADVMHFGVAENAATVFARMGHTNEAVSILTMMKNSFAGTKDEKLAARTAELDDMIMQYKILGTMMAAANGDEAAEDQLVAAIRTWIATKPKEDLEPLQMLSTIEMQMEDYRKMQVARKLANLMLEFYGNHPDPQVVESVKISVANAEKRTGLIAKPFVVEGNNLNGTPFDWSQYKGKWVLVDFWATWCPICLEEMEGIKQVYQKYRAKGFEVVSVNLDDDPRARSAFFQSNALPWPTVVSADPDNAGFKDPNAQRCGIEALPFLVFVGPDGTVVEINPRGERLEELLQSVLNQGAGGVGTLSSPTVGAMQQVPGATAPANRGQVQPPQQVPATADSDVSLKVVR; this comes from the coding sequence ATGCGAGTTCGAGTTTTGCTGAACAAAAGTTGCTGGTCCGCGCTATTTGCGGCTTCTGCTGGGCTGACTTTGGCCGGTTGCGGCGGCGGTGAAGCGAATCCACCAGCGGTGAGTATTGAACAATCGGGTAGTCCATCTGCCCCCGCTTCGACTCCGGCCCAACAACCGTCGGTTGAAGTTACGGCTTCGAATTCTGTAGAAGCTGCGACAAATCCTGCTACGGCCGATCCGGGGCACCCGCAGGCTCCATCACAGCCGTCGACTCCTGCTCAGTTGACTTCTACCCAGCAGGCACCAGCGAGTAACGCTCCGCGGAATACCCCCCAGGTCGCAGCCGCACCAACAGAAGGTGCTGCGGACATGCAAATTAATGCCGGTGCGAACCAAGCCGCTGGTCAGCCAGAACTTCCTCCACCGCTTACCGCAGCCGAATTGGCGGCGGAAATGGATCTGAACAACGTGCCCGATGGAACGGCCACGGAACTATTGACCTACATGAACAATCTGACGGCCGTCCCGTTTCCAGATAACGCCACGCCGCAGGAACTTCGTCAGTTTGCGACCCAGATTTACTCCAACGTAATTACGGCTTCCGATAAGCTGTTGTCCAGCCAAGAAGCTAATTCCGAAGAACGTCGCAACGCGGTTCAGTTTAAATTTAATGCCTACGAAATGCTGATACAGATCCTTCCGAATCAGGCAGAGCAGATTCGTCAGGAACGTATTCAATTCGCTCAGAACATCTCGCAAGCGAAAGATCCGGAAGTCTCTCGTTTTGCTCGCTTGTTCCTGTTCGAGCAGATGTTAGCTCAGTTTGCTGCCGGCGAGCCTTCGCTGTTTCAGCCTGTGTTGGAAGACTCTCGATACATCATCGAAGACCCCAATGCCGACGTCATGCACTTTGGTGTCGCAGAGAACGCAGCGACCGTATTTGCTCGTATGGGGCATACCAATGAAGCGGTGTCGATCTTGACCATGATGAAGAATTCCTTCGCCGGGACTAAGGACGAAAAGCTGGCTGCTCGTACTGCTGAATTGGACGACATGATCATGCAGTACAAGATTCTCGGTACGATGATGGCCGCCGCGAACGGCGATGAAGCCGCCGAGGATCAACTAGTCGCAGCGATTCGGACCTGGATCGCGACCAAGCCGAAGGAAGACCTCGAGCCGCTCCAGATGCTGTCGACCATCGAAATGCAGATGGAAGATTACCGGAAGATGCAAGTTGCACGGAAATTGGCCAACTTGATGCTTGAGTTCTACGGCAATCACCCGGATCCGCAGGTCGTTGAATCGGTCAAGATCTCGGTTGCTAATGCAGAAAAACGCACCGGTTTGATCGCCAAGCCGTTTGTTGTCGAAGGCAACAACTTGAACGGCACACCTTTCGATTGGAGCCAGTACAAAGGGAAGTGGGTGCTGGTCGACTTCTGGGCTACCTGGTGTCCGATTTGCCTGGAAGAGATGGAAGGCATCAAGCAGGTCTATCAGAAGTACCGCGCCAAAGGCTTTGAAGTGGTTAGTGTTAACCTGGACGACGACCCACGTGCGCGAAGTGCCTTCTTTCAAAGCAATGCCTTGCCTTGGCCGACGGTGGTCAGTGCAGATCCTGATAACGCCGGCTTCAAAGACCCTAATGCCCAACGCTGCGGCATCGAGGCCTTACCGTTTCTGGTCTTTGTTGGTCCAGATGGAACCGTCGTGGAAATCAACCCACGAGGAGAACGTTTGGAAGAGTTGCTACAAAGTGTCCTGAACCAAGGGGCCGGAGGCGTCGGGACCCTATCTAGTCCAACGGTAGGCGCCATGCAGCAAGTTCCGGGAGCTACTGCTCCGGCTAATCGTGGCCAAGTGCAGCCCCCCCAACAGGTTCCGGCAACTGCTGACAGCGACGTGAGCTTGAAGGTCGTCCGCTAA
- a CDS encoding MBL fold metallo-hydrolase RNA specificity domain-containing protein — protein sequence MTRLTFHGAAETVTGSKYLLEADNAKVLIDCGLFQGYKQLRLRNWDPLPFAADSLDRIVLTHAHIDHTGYLPRIVKDGYHGPILCTPGTKRLTELLLLDSAENQERDAEYFNYKGLSKHKPALPLYDPQDARKAIKQLKAKPRSEWHQAAGPIWIRFHDAGHLLGSNMIEVEIRNQDPPLRLLFSGDVGRYDAPLYHDPHEPPRCDFLICESTYGNRDHPEGDVLDSLETAMNEAIERGGVIMMASFAVGRSQQLIYLLQVLMHDGRIPKIPIYLDSPMAIDATEIFRDFAEDHDLAEGRLNGPESVLNAPNVHMVRSSKQSKDLNKVKGPAVIIASSGMMTGGRILFHLRQRLPWPQNTLLAGGFMAAGTLGRRIQEGEKTVRIHKKDVPVNAHLASISGLSGHAGQSELLQWVSGLPKPKLVFLTHGEPESASVLSGLMRRRFGFRTLIPRMGESFELEEQT from the coding sequence ATGACGCGATTGACGTTTCACGGAGCGGCGGAAACGGTTACGGGATCAAAATATCTGCTTGAAGCAGACAATGCAAAGGTCTTGATCGACTGTGGATTATTTCAAGGGTACAAGCAGTTGCGACTACGCAATTGGGATCCGCTTCCATTCGCGGCCGACTCGCTCGATCGAATCGTGCTTACGCATGCTCACATCGATCATACCGGCTATCTTCCGAGAATCGTTAAAGATGGATACCACGGTCCGATTCTTTGTACACCAGGCACGAAGCGGCTCACGGAACTCTTGCTGTTAGATTCGGCTGAGAACCAAGAACGTGACGCCGAGTACTTCAACTACAAAGGCTTGTCGAAACATAAGCCTGCATTACCGCTGTACGATCCCCAAGATGCTCGCAAGGCTATCAAGCAGTTGAAGGCCAAGCCAAGGTCAGAGTGGCACCAGGCGGCCGGCCCAATCTGGATTCGGTTTCACGACGCCGGACATCTGTTAGGGTCGAACATGATTGAAGTCGAGATTCGTAATCAGGATCCTCCGCTGAGGCTCCTGTTTTCCGGCGATGTTGGACGCTACGACGCCCCGCTGTATCACGACCCCCACGAACCGCCGCGTTGTGACTTTTTGATCTGCGAGAGCACCTATGGAAATCGCGATCATCCGGAAGGAGACGTTCTTGACTCGTTGGAAACAGCGATGAATGAAGCGATCGAACGCGGAGGCGTGATTATGATGGCTTCGTTTGCCGTCGGAAGATCACAGCAGCTGATCTATTTGCTTCAGGTGTTGATGCATGATGGTCGGATTCCCAAGATCCCGATTTACCTAGACAGTCCCATGGCGATCGATGCCACGGAGATTTTCCGCGATTTCGCCGAAGATCACGATCTAGCCGAAGGCAGATTGAACGGCCCGGAGAGCGTGTTGAATGCTCCGAACGTGCATATGGTGCGCAGTTCCAAGCAGTCGAAGGATCTGAACAAGGTTAAGGGACCAGCCGTTATCATTGCTTCGTCTGGCATGATGACCGGCGGGCGGATACTTTTTCACTTGCGGCAACGTCTGCCGTGGCCACAAAACACACTGCTTGCCGGTGGCTTCATGGCAGCCGGCACGTTGGGCCGCAGGATCCAGGAAGGGGAGAAGACCGTTCGCATTCATAAAAAGGATGTACCGGTGAACGCACACTTGGCGTCGATTTCAGGCCTGAGTGGCCATGCCGGTCAGAGTGAACTGTTGCAGTGGGTTTCGGGACTTCCGAAACCGAAACTAGTCTTTCTGACCCATGGCGAGCCGGAAAGTGCCTCAGTGTTATCAGGCCTGATGCGTCGACGGTTTGGCTTTCGCACGCTCATTCCACGAATGGGAGAATCTTTCGAATTAGAAGAGCAAACATGA